One Solidesulfovibrio fructosivorans JJ] DNA window includes the following coding sequences:
- a CDS encoding LytS/YhcK type 5TM receptor domain-containing protein, with protein MQIALFAPEVPELFITLSQRFGLLLAGGFAIMTLAPFERMNIARARPLWSTLTAIVLFGVFGILGTYTGNYVFHSYANLRAIGVITAGLYGGPVVGIGAGLIAGGERYLIDIGGFSAVPCALATILEGTAAGLVARRFPGRSLDWGVAMVLGILGESAHMGLVLALSRPFAEAVELVRVIGVPMIVVNAVGAAIFVKALRLQRRLREQRDSSEARRILSIASQTVAHLRGGLTPESARATAAIILAETGVAAVAITGEATILAHVGVGEDHHQAGSHWRTKGTRLAFETGTALFLRDRDSIGCDKAGCPLCEAIIVPLRKGEAIRGCLKIYGTKNRPLDQPLFELAKGLAELFSTQLELEDIGITNQLLAHAEIRRLQAQINPHFLFNSLNTIASFCRTAPGQARDLLLDLARYMRRNLDSSRGLVRLNEEMEQVRSYLAIEQARFGERITSEIELEDGCDAWLVPPLLIQPLVENSVRHGLQGRRQGGRVRIKAHRENGHLCVMVEDDGLGMSPDTIREILSPRDLESMTEGVGARNSNQRLVQLFGQEYALHIESAPGRGSRISFRVPPAGTAVGACPPPPQTVTSAP; from the coding sequence ATGCAGATCGCCCTGTTCGCCCCGGAGGTCCCGGAACTTTTCATCACCTTGTCCCAGCGTTTCGGGCTCCTTTTGGCCGGCGGCTTCGCCATCATGACGCTTGCGCCCTTCGAGCGCATGAACATCGCTCGCGCCCGGCCGCTTTGGAGCACCCTCACCGCCATCGTGCTGTTCGGCGTCTTCGGCATCCTCGGCACCTACACCGGCAACTATGTTTTTCATTCCTACGCCAACCTGCGGGCCATCGGCGTGATTACGGCCGGGCTGTACGGCGGGCCGGTGGTCGGCATCGGGGCCGGACTCATCGCCGGCGGCGAGCGCTACCTCATCGATATCGGCGGGTTCAGCGCCGTGCCCTGCGCCCTGGCCACCATCCTCGAAGGCACGGCGGCGGGGCTCGTTGCCCGGCGTTTCCCCGGCAGGAGCCTGGACTGGGGCGTGGCCATGGTGCTTGGCATCCTGGGCGAATCCGCGCACATGGGCCTTGTGCTGGCCTTGTCGCGGCCCTTTGCCGAGGCGGTGGAGCTGGTGCGGGTCATCGGCGTGCCGATGATCGTGGTCAACGCCGTGGGCGCGGCCATTTTCGTCAAGGCGCTCCGGTTGCAGCGGCGCCTGCGCGAGCAGCGCGATTCCAGCGAGGCCCGGCGCATCCTGTCCATCGCCAGCCAGACCGTGGCCCATCTGCGCGGCGGCCTGACTCCGGAGTCGGCCCGGGCCACGGCCGCCATCATCCTGGCCGAGACGGGCGTGGCCGCCGTGGCCATTACCGGCGAGGCCACCATCCTGGCCCATGTGGGCGTCGGCGAGGACCATCATCAGGCCGGGAGCCACTGGCGCACCAAGGGCACCCGGCTGGCCTTCGAGACGGGCACGGCGCTGTTTCTGCGCGACCGCGACAGCATCGGCTGCGACAAGGCCGGCTGTCCGCTGTGCGAGGCCATCATCGTGCCGCTGCGCAAGGGCGAGGCCATTCGCGGTTGCCTCAAAATCTACGGCACCAAGAACCGTCCCCTGGACCAGCCGCTCTTCGAGTTGGCCAAGGGGCTGGCCGAGCTTTTTTCCACCCAGCTCGAGCTCGAGGACATCGGCATCACCAACCAGCTTTTGGCCCATGCCGAGATCAGGCGCTTGCAGGCCCAGATCAACCCCCATTTCCTGTTCAATTCCTTAAACACCATCGCCTCTTTTTGCCGCACCGCCCCGGGGCAGGCCCGGGATCTGCTGCTCGACCTGGCCCGCTACATGCGGCGCAATCTCGACAGCTCGCGGGGGCTTGTGCGCCTAAACGAGGAAATGGAGCAGGTGCGCTCCTATCTGGCCATCGAGCAGGCCCGATTCGGCGAGCGCATCACGAGCGAGATCGAGCTGGAGGACGGCTGTGACGCCTGGCTCGTGCCGCCGCTGCTCATTCAGCCCCTGGTGGAAAACAGCGTGCGCCACGGCTTGCAAGGCCGCCGGCAGGGGGGGCGGGTGCGCATCAAGGCCCACCGGGAAAATGGCCATCTGTGCGTGATGGTGGAGGACGACGGCCTTGGCATGAGCCCGGACACCATCCGGGAAATCCTCTCCCCGCGCGACCTCGAATCCATGACCGAGGGCGTGGGGGCCCGCAACTCCAACCAGCGCCTGGTCCAGCTCTTCGGCCAGGAATACGCTCTGCATATCGAGAGCGCCCCCGGCCGGGGCAGCCGCATCTCGTTTCGCGTCCCGCCTGCGGGAACGGCCGTCGGCGCGTGTCCGCCACCCCCGCAAACCGTCACTTCAGCCCCGTAA